The Pyxidicoccus sp. MSG2 DNA segment GCCGCCGGCCTGTCCTCCACGGGAGATGACGTGCTGGACGCGGCGCTGCCCCGGCCCGAGCGCTCGGACATTCCCGCTGCCACGGTGGAGGCGGTGGCGCGCACCCGGGCCCAGGGAGGACGCGTGGTGGCGGTGGGCACCACCGTGGTGCGGGCCCTGGAGGGCCGCGCGGCGCAGCACGGCGGGACGCTGGTGGCGGGCGAAGGCACGACGGACCTGCTGCTGGGCCCCGGCTACGTCCCGCGCGTGGTGCACGGCCTGCTCACCGGCGTGCACGAGCCAGGGAGCAGCCACCACGCGCTGCTCCAGTCCTTCGCGCCGCTGCCGCTCTTGAAGGAGGCGGCCGCCCACGCGGAGGCGAGCGGCTACCTGGGGCACGAGTTCGGCGACTCGTGCCTCCTGCTGGATGCGTGAGGCACCGAGGCTCGGGGAGCCGTCACTGAATCTGCGACGGCTCCAGCTCCACCTTCACCCAGCCCGGCTTGCGCAGGTCGAAGTTGCGGTACGCGTCGATGGCGCTCCCCATGGGCTCCACGTGGGACAGGATGGACGTGGGGTCCACGACGCCGGTGCGCACCAGTTCCAGCAGCTTGGGGACGTACTTGCGGTGGTTGCAGTTGCCCATCCTCAGCGTGAGGTTCTTGTTCATCGCCATGCCGATGGGGAACGTGCGCGCCTGCTGCGGGTAGACGCCGATGATGGACAGCGTGCCCGCCTTCGCCAGCGCGTCCACCGCCCACAGCAGCGCCTGCGCGGGGGCATCTCCCGGCACCCAGTTGTCGCCATCCGGTTTCGTCCTGGGGGCGACCTCCTTCACCTCGCGTTTGAACTCGGCCTTCTCCACCCTGGCGACCTTCTCCGCAGGGCCGTGGTGGGCATGCATGGCGTCCACGCCCACCGCGTCGATGGCGCGGTCCACGCCGATGCCTTTGGTGAGGCGCTTGAGCGTCTCGACGGGGTCCTCCTGGTCGAAGTTGATGACCTCGGCGCCCTGCGTGCGGGCCAGGTCCAGCCGGTCCTCGTGACAGTCGATGGCGAAGACGCGACCGGCGCCCAAGAGCTTCGCGCTGGCGATGGCGAACAGGCCCACCGGCCCGCAGCCGAACACCGCCACGGTGTCGCCGTTCTTGATTCCCGCCAGCTCCGCGCCGAAGTAGCCGGTGGGGAAGATGTCGGAGACGAGGATGGCCTGCTCGTCGGTGACGCCCTCGGGCACCCTCACCATGCCCACGTGCGCGAAGGGCACCCGGACCTTCTCCGCCTGCATGCCGTGGAAGGGCCCCGTCGTCGCCGGGCCGCCGAAGAAGGCGGTGCCCGCGGCGGGCCCGTTGGGATTCGCCTCGTTGCACTGGGAATGGTAGCCGGAGCGGCAGTAGACGCAGTTGCCGCAGGCGATGGTGGAGCAGATGACGACGCGGTCGCCGACGTTGAAGTTGCGCACGTCGTCACCGAGCGACTCGACATAGCCCACGCCCTCGTGGCCGAGGATGGTGCCCGGCTTCATGCCGGGCATGGTGCCGCGAATCATGTGGAGGTCCGTGCCGCAGATGGCGCTCGCGCTCAGGCGGACGACGGCGTCCGTCGGCTTCTCGATGTTCGGCTCCTCCACCTCGTCGAGCCGGATGTCCCCAATCCCATGGAAAACGACAGCCTTCATCGCGCGCGCTCCTGCCCCTCGTGGGGCCCTGGTCCCAAGGCGGACGGGCCCGGCGTGAGGGCGGACCCGTGCGCCTTGGAGGCTGGGCATCGCCCGGGGTGGGGGCAAAGCGAGCGCCGCCTCCTCTTCCGGACAGCGGCCGGACGGGCGAGCGCTACCGCGAGCCGGTGTGGTGGACGTGGAACGACAGCCGCTTGCCGAAGACGCGGCGGAAGTTCACCACCTCGTGCTCCACGTTCCACAGCTCCAGGTCCACGGGCTGACGCGTGTGCAGGTGCAGCGCGACGCCGTCCTTGCCGTTGGTCACCTTGAAGTCCTTGATGGGCTGGTGGTGGCTCAAGTCCAGCGAGTTGGCCACGCGCAGCAGGGTGGCCAGCTTGCGCACGGTGCGGGCCTCGGTCGGGTTGAGGCCCACCATGCCGGAGTGCGCCAGCTCCGGCGGGCTGCGCCGGTGGTAGCGGGCGATGCGGGCCACCAGCTCTCGCTCGCGGTCCGCGAGGCCGGGGATGTCCGCGTTCCGGATGAGGTAGTACGTGTGCTTGTGGTGGCGCTCGTAGCTGACGGCGTGGCCGACGTCGTGCAACAGCGCGGCGACCTCCAGGTAGGGGCGCACG contains these protein-coding regions:
- a CDS encoding zinc-dependent alcohol dehydrogenase, encoding MKAVVFHGIGDIRLDEVEEPNIEKPTDAVVRLSASAICGTDLHMIRGTMPGMKPGTILGHEGVGYVESLGDDVRNFNVGDRVVICSTIACGNCVYCRSGYHSQCNEANPNGPAAGTAFFGGPATTGPFHGMQAEKVRVPFAHVGMVRVPEGVTDEQAILVSDIFPTGYFGAELAGIKNGDTVAVFGCGPVGLFAIASAKLLGAGRVFAIDCHEDRLDLARTQGAEVINFDQEDPVETLKRLTKGIGVDRAIDAVGVDAMHAHHGPAEKVARVEKAEFKREVKEVAPRTKPDGDNWVPGDAPAQALLWAVDALAKAGTLSIIGVYPQQARTFPIGMAMNKNLTLRMGNCNHRKYVPKLLELVRTGVVDPTSILSHVEPMGSAIDAYRNFDLRKPGWVKVELEPSQIQ